The DNA region GATTCAATTCACTTTTTAGGAAAAAAAGAATTCACCACAGACGACGATCAAAACGGAGACATCTATTTTTACATGTTAGTAAAAAAACGAGATAAAAGAGAAGACAAGCGATTTTATTATGCTGCATTTTTAAAACCAAAACATCCAGACAGATTACAAACTAAAGTCTACTATAAATCTGGTTATAGTGGAGATTATATAGACCAAAATAAAGAAAACAAAGATCTTATTCAAGATGTATTAGACCTTGTAATACATAAAAACAGAAAACGATTAAAAAGTAGCGGTTACTAAAAAAAAGGATGCAATTTTGCATCCTTTTTTCACTTAGATTGAATGTATTTTTTTGGAGTAATACCGTATTTTTTCTTAAACGCTGCTATAAAATGACTAGCAGTACTATAGCCAACTTTTAAACCAACTTCGTTAACATTATGCGCACCACTTTCTAGTAACTTACGCGCAACTTCCATTTTGTAATCAAATAAAAAACTAAATACAGAATCGCCATAAATTTGTTTAAATCCTTCTTTAAGTTTTTTAAGTGGCAATCCAATGTCTTCAGATAATTCTTGTAGCGTTGGTGGCTCTGACATTTTCGCGATAATAATATCTTTTGCGCGCTTTATTTTTGCCACATTGGTTTCATCTACTAAAAACGGACATTGTTCTGTATCTGCATCTTCTGCCCTATTAAAATACAAGCTTAAAAGCTCGTAAGCCTTTCCTTTAAAATATAGATTCTTAATAGACGAATTCAAATTATAATTCACAATTTGATTTAAAGTAATAGCCATAGATGGCGAAATTTTTCCGTCTTTATAATATTTTTTATCGCGATTATCTTCACTTAAAAACGTTACATAATTGGCTTCTTGAGAAAATAAACTATGAAATTTTTCTATTGAAATTATCAACGTCACCAACCAACAATTAGGATTAACCTCTAAATGAATGGGTAAATCGCGTTCTGGATTATATAAAAGTAAAGAGCTTTCTTCTTTAATATCCAAACGGTAATTACCATTATTAAAAACAAAGGTACTTTCACCTTTTAAACAGAAATGAAATTGAATATAACTGCTATCAATGTAGCGTTCAATGACTTGATTTTCAGTAGATTCATTTTGATAAGATAACACAAAAACGTGATCGTCTACTTGCGTTTCTTCAAAAGAACCTTTAGCGACATTTTTATTAGAGGTTGAAAGTGACATAAATACAATTTTATTTAGAATGATTCTAAACAAAAACGTTCAAAACCATTGCTTTTACTACAAAAATATGACTTTTGTCATTGTTTTTAAAAAAACGCGGCTAAAAAACGCTAATCGATATTAAAAGTTCTTTCAGCGTTATTTTTTACTAGTCTTCCTGCATAAATTTGTAATCCTAAAAGTCCCAGTCAGGTAAACATGGAGCAATATCAAAAAACATTAGGCACATATTTTTATGCCTTAGGTTTAAGTTACAAAAAAGCAGATGCAGAAATTAGAGGTCATTTTAGTTTAGATGACAACTCTAAAACTGCACTATTACAGCAAGCTAAAGCTAATGGTGTAGAAAGCTTAATTGTAACATCTACCTGTAACAGAACCGAAATTTACGGTTTTGCGCAACATCCTTACCAATTAATCCAGTTGCTTTGTGACAATTCTAAAGGTAATATAGAAGAGTTTCAAAAATATGCTTACATCTATAAAGGTAACGATGCTGTATCGCATTTATTTAAAGTTGGCTCTGGTTTAGACAGTCAAATTTTAGGTGACTTTGAAATTATAGGACAACTTAAAAAAAGTGCGCTAGCCTCTAAAGAATATAATCTTTTAAATCCGTTTTTAGAACGATTACTTAACTCGGTAATACAAGCTAGCAAACGCATAAAGACAGAAACCGATATTTCTACAGGTGCAACAAGTGTGTCTTTTGCTTCTGTGCAATATATTCTTAATACAGTTGAAAACGTTTCAGATAAAAACATTCTTTTATTCGGAACAGGAAAAATTGGTCGTAATACGTGTGAAAATTTAGTAAAACACTCTAAAAATTCGCACATCACTTTAATTAACCGTACAAAAGATAAAGCCGAAGCTATTGCAGGAAAATTCAATCTAATAGTAAAAGATTATGCAAACCTTCAAGAAGAAATTAATAAAGCAGATATCTTAATTGTAGCTACAGGCGCACAAAACCCAACAGTTGATAAACACTTAATTCAGTCTAAAAAAGAGTTATTAATTTTAGATTTATCTATACCAAAAAATGTAGATAATAATGTAACTGAATTAGATCAAGTAAAATTAGTACACTTAGATCATTTATCACAAATCACTGACGAAACATTAGAACGCAGAAAACAACACATACCTTTAGCCGAGGCTATTATCGAAACCATAAAAAGTGATTTTGATGCTTGGATAGCTACAAGAAAATTTGCGCCAACAATTAAAGCTTTAAAACATAAATTATTAGATTTTAAAGCAGCCGAGTTAGATACACAACGCAAAAAAATAGCTAATTTTAATGAAGAACAAGCCGAATTGATTAGCAACAATATTATACAAAAGATTACAAATCACTTTGCGCATCACTTAAAAGATAATTTAACATCTACAGACGATAGTCTAGAACTTATAAAAAAAGTGTTTCAATTAGAAAACACCACAACAAATGTCTAAAACAATTAGAATAGGAACTCGTGATAGCGAGTTAGCATTATACCAAGCCAAAGTTGTCCAAAAATTATTAGAAGAAAAAGGTCATAAAACCATATTAGTACCTGTAAAATCTACAGGAGACATCGTTTTAGACAAACCACTTTACGAGCTTGGTATTACCGGGATTTTTACCAGAACTTTAGATATTGCAATGCTTAATAACGATGTAGACATTGCAGTACACTCTTTAAAAGATGTTCCTACTGTATTACCCAAAGGTATCGTACAAGCTGCAGTATTAAAACGCGGTAATATTCGTGACACATTGGTATTCAAAAAAAATGAAGAATTTTTAGCTTCAAAAAAAGGAACCATTGCAACAGGTAGCTTACGTAGACGTGCACAATGGTTAAACCGTTATCCTACACATAATGTAGTAGATTTAAGAGGTAATGTTAATACGCGCTTACAAAAGCTTGAAGATAACGATTGGGACGGAGCAATTTTTGCAGCAGCAGGAATAGGCAGACTTAACATTAGACCAGAAAACGCTGTAAACTTAGATTGGATGGTACCGGCACCAGCGCAAGGCGCTATTATGGTTGCTGGTTTAGAGGAAGATCAAGAATTATTAGATATACTATCGGAAATTAATCACGAAGAAACCGAAATTTGTACATCCATAGAGCGTAAGTTTTTAAATACTTTAGAAGGTGGTTGCACTGCTCCAATTGGTGGAAATGCTTACATAAAAGATGACGAAATTCACTTTCATGGCGTTTTATTAAGCAAAGACGGAACAAAAAAAGTTGAAGTAAAAAGAAGTAAACCATTAGGAGAGCATCATGATCTAGCTGTTTGGGCTGCCAATTACATAATAGATCGTGGCGGAAAACGATTAATGGATCAACTAAAAAACGAAGATAAAGAAGTAAATATTTACTCAACCAAATCGTTTACAGAAGATCAACGATTATTATTTAATGAAAAAGTTACAGCAGAAAGTAACGATTTTATAAAAATAAGCCTAAACCGTATTCATCCAAGATTTGTAAAAAACAAGATTGAAAACGTAGTTATTACTAGCAAAAATGCAGTCGAAGCCTTATTAACAAGCTTCTCTCCTATCGAGCTTCAATTTAAAAACATCTATTGCGTTGGAAGACGTACTAAAAAACTAATAGAAAAACGCATTGGAAAGGTTAAGCAAAGCGAAAAAAACGCAAAAAAACTAGCCAATTATTTAGTTGAATATATGGAAGGTACAGAAGTAACTTATTTCTGTAGCAACTTACGCTTAGACGATTTACCAAGCATTTTAGAAAACAACAATATTAAGGTAAACGAAATTGAAGCCTATCAAACAAAATACGATAGCTTAAAAATACCAGAATCTGTAGAAGGCGTAATGTTTTACAGTCCTTCAACAGTACAGAGTTATAAAAAAGAAAACGTTGCTAATGGTATTGCATTTTGTATTGGCGAAACTACAGCAAAAGAAGCAAGTAAACATTTTAAAGATGTACGTATTGCCAAAGTACCAACTGTAGAAAGCGTTATAGAACTAGTAAATGATTACTTCCTGCAAAAGCAGGAATCTTAATAATTAAATTAAGATAGCTGTCATTCCTGTATATGCAGGAATGCATAAAAAGAAATATAAATTAAATAGGTTCCTGCTTTCGCAGGAATGACAAAAATATGATTAAGAACGATTTATTTTTAAGAGCATTAAAAGGAGAAACCGTAGAACGTCCACCAGTTTGGATGATGCGTCAAGCAGGTCGTTACCTTCCAGAATTTATGGAAATTAAAGCCAAATACGATTTCTTTACACGTTGTCAAACACCAGAATTAGCAAGCGAAATTACCGTACAACCTATACGTCGTTACGGTATGGATGCAGCTATTTTATTTAGTGATATTTTAGTGATTCCTCAAGCTATGAATATTGAGGTACAAATGAAACCTAATTTTGGTCCCTATTTACCAAATCCAATACGCACACAACAAGATGTAGACAATGTAATTGTACCAGACGTTACAGAAGCATTAGACTACGTATATCAAGCCATAAAAGCAACCAAAGAAAAACTTAATGATGAGATTCCGTTAATAGGTTTTGCAGGTTCACCATGGACAATTTTATGCTACTGCGTACAAGGACAAGGCAGCAAAAACTTTGATAAAGCCAAAAAATTCTGTTTTACAAATCCAGTTGCAGCGCATCAAATGCTTCAAAAAATAACAGATACAACCATTGCCTACTTAAAAGAAAAAGTAAAAGCAGGTTGCAACGCTGTGCAAGTGTTTGATTCTTGGGGCGGAATGCTTTCTCCTGAAGATTATCAAGAATTTTCATGGAAATACATTCAACAAATTATAGATGCTTTAAAAGATGATGCTCCTGTAATTGCATTTGGTAAAGGTTGCTGGTTTGCGTTGGACGTTATGGCAAAATCTGGTGCATCTGCTTTAGGTGTAGACTGGACGTGTTCTCCTAAAAATGCACGTTATTTAACTGGCGGAAACATTACTTTACAAGGTAATTTTGATCCAACACGATTATATTCTTCACCAGAAAAAATTAAAACTATGGTGACAGATATGATTAACCAATTTGGAAAAGATAAATACATCGTTAATTTAGGTCATGGTATTTTACCAGACATACCTTTAGAAAACGCAAAAGCATTTATAGATGCTGTAAAAAACTATAAAGCTTAAAATTTTTAAGGCGTTACCTACTTTTTTAGTAACAACTAGTCATAAATTTAAACTAATAGATGTAAAAAAGTAGGTCGCGCTTTCGGCAGTCGCTTTTTATTTGCTTTTAGTAGCAAATAAAAGAGCTTCAACAAAGCCTCAATCGCTAACGTGTCAAGCAGAGCGTAGTCAAAGCACAACTTTTAAACTAAAGTTATGATAAAAAACATACTACAAGGGTTACAAGGTTATACAGGAGCTTTCGGCTTAATTTCAAAATTAAAACTCTGGAAATATTTTTTCGTTCCCATCATCATTAGCTTTGTAACAGCTTTAGTTATTGGTGTTTCGGCTTACGGATTATCAGATAATATTGGTAATTTTATCGCTAAAGTTTGGTTTTGGGATTGGGGAAAAGAGACCTTTACAACCATTTCATCTTTTATTGGTGGTTTTGTAGTTGTTGCTTTGGGCTTAATACTTTACAAGCATATTATTATGGCGCTTTCTGCACCTTTTATGAGTCCTGTATCAGAAAAAATTGAAGCACATTTAACAGGCATTCAACAACATCAACATCGTAATACATCGTTTTCAGAACAATTATCAAGAGGTATCAAAATAAACCTTAGAAATTTAACTAGAGAATTATTACTAACCCTACCAATATTATTAATTAGTTTTATTCCTGTAATAGGCATAATATCAAGTATATTACTATTTTTAACACAAGCCTATTACGCTGGTTTTGGTAATATGGATTACACCTTAGAAAGACATTTTAAGTATAACGAAAGTATAAGTTTTGTTAGACGTTATCGTGGTATTGCAATAGGTAATGGTATTGTTTTTATGTTACTACTTTTAATCCCTATTTTTGGTATCATACTCGTATTACCTTTGTCGGTTACTGCTGCGTCTTTAAAAACGGTACAAGTGATTAATGCCGAAAAATTAAGCCATTAAAATGAATTTAAGATTTGACAACTTTGAAATCAATCCAATCCATAACGGTGACGCTTGGAAATTATGTGATTTTATTGTAGCAAATCAAGATAGACTAAAACGCTATTTTCCTAAAACATTAGCTCAAAATTTAACTCCAACCTTATCTCAATTATTCGTAGATAAAAAGGTAAAACAGTTTTATAATAAAGAAGAATTTCTATTTACAATAAAACAATCTGAGTCAAGAGAATTAGCAGGTATAATCTATATAAAAGAGCTAAATTGGAACACAAAACAAGGGGAATATGCATACTGCATTGGTTATCCTTTTGAAGGAAAAAACATTACCTCTAAAGCGGTTAAATGTTTAAGCGAATTTGCATTTACCCAATTACAATTAAACACCTTACAAATTATAGTTCATAAAGATAATATTGGAAGCGTAAAAGTCGCTAAGAATACTAATTTTAAATGGATTAAAACTTTAAAAAACGAATTTACTCCAAATGGCGAAAAGCCATTAGATATGGAATTATATGAATTACATAATGAAACATAAATTTTACCAATACATACAAGACTTACAAAACACAATTACTGCTGGCTTAGAGGCTATAGACGGAAAAGCCAAATTTGAAGAAGATATTTGGGTTAGATCAGAAGGTGGCGGCGGACGTACACGCGTGATCCAAAACGGAAATGTGTTTGAAAAAGGCGGTGTAAATATTTCTGGTGTACACGGTAAATTACCAGATAGTATGCAAAAGTATTTTGGTGTAGAAGATGCCGATTTTTTTGCATGCGGTTTAAGTCTTGTTATTCACCCGAAAAGTCCAATGGTGCCAACGGTACATGCCAATTGGCGCTATTTTGAAATGTATGACCAAGATGGAAATATTGTAGACCAATGGTTTGGTGGCGGACAAGATTTAACGCCTTATTACCTTTTTGAGGAAGATGCTTCACATTTCCATCAAGTGTGTAAAACCGCTTGCGATAAACACAATCCAGAATTTTATCCAAAATACAAAGCACGTTGTGACGAGTATTTTCATAACACACATCGTAACGAAGCACGAGGTATTGGCGGATTATTTTTTGACTATTGCAAAGCAACAGAAGAAATGAGCATGGAAAACTGGTACGATTTTGTAACCGAAGTTGGCGATAGTTTCCTTGAAGCCTATCTTCCTATAGTTGAAAAACGTAAAGATTTACCATACACAAAAGCACAACGCGATTGGCAAGAAATACGTCGTGGTCGTTATGTAGAATTCAATTTAGTACATGATAAAGGCACATTGTTTGGTTTAAAAACTAACGGACGTATAGAAAGTATTTTAATGAGTCTTCCACCACATGTACAATGGGTTTACGATCATAATCCAGAAGACGGTAGTGACGAAGCTAAATTGTTAGACGTATTAAAAAACCCTAAAAACTGGGTATAACTTATGGATTGCTATTGCGGATCACAAAAATCCTATAAAGAGTGCTGCGAAATCTTTCATAAAAATGGAGGTAAAACAGAAACTGCTGAACAATTAATGCGTTCAAGATATTCTGCTTTTGTATTAGCAAATGGTGATTATCTAATGCAAACACATCATAAAAGTACAAGACCTACAAAAGACAAGAAAAATATCGAAAAATGGGCAAAATCTGTTCAGTGGATAAAATTAGAAGTATTAGAAAGTACTGTAGATACAGTAAAATTTAACGCATTCTTTTTTGAAAACGGAAAACCAGATGTTATCCATGAAAATTCTAAATTTGTAAAAGAAAATAACCATTGGTATTATCTAGGTTTTGCAAAATAAATCATTTAAGTAAATACTTAAAAAACACAATTACATGTATCCTTTAAGAAGAAACAGAAGACTAAGAACTAACGAGGCTATAAGAAGCTTAGTTAGAGAAACCATTATATCTCCAAACGATTTTTTAGTACCACTTTTTGTGGTAGAAGGTAAAGGCGTAAAAGAAGAAATTGCATCTATGCCAAACTATTATCGCTACAGTTTAGATTTATTAGAAAATGAAGTCAAAGAACTATGGAAGTTAGGCTTAAAGTCGGTATTACTATTTGTAAAAGTACCTGATAACTTAAAAGATAATAAAGGAACAGAAGCTTTAAATCCAGATGGACTAATGCAACGCGCCATTAAAACGGTAAAAAATGCCTGTCCAAACATGTTAGTAATGACAGATGTGGCTTTAGATCCATTTTCGTCTTACGGTCATGATGGTATTGTAGACAACGGACAAATTATTAATGATGATACTGCTGAAGTTTTAGCAGAAATGAGCGTCTCTCATGCAGAAGCAGGTGCCGATTTTGTAGCGCCAAGCGATATGATGGATGGACGTATTTTAACCATTCGTGAAGCATTAGAAGACGAAGGTTTTATCAACACAGGTATTATGAGTTATTCTGCTAAATATGCATCTGCATTTTATGGACCATTTCGTGATGCGTTAGACTCTGCTCCAGTAGATATGGTTGATGTACCAAAAGACAAAAAAACCTACCAAATGGATTATGCAAACCGTTTTGAAGCCATAAGAGAAACCGAAATGGATATAGACGAAGGTGCAGATATTGTTATGGTAAAACCAGGATTATGCTACCTAGATATTGTACGTGAGATTAAAAACGAAGTTGATGTTCCTGTAGCAGTTTATCAAGTCTCTGGTGAGTATGCCATGCTTAAAGCTGCTGCCGAAAAAGGTTGGCTAGATCATGACGCAGTAATGCTAGAGCAAGTTACAGCAATAAAACGTGCTGGCGCAGACATTATTGCCTCTTATTTTGCTAAAGATGTCGTTAAGATTATTAATCATAGTTAACTATTTAAATAAAAAATAAACATAGCTAGTCATCCTGAGCGCAGTCGAAGGATTGCTAAAGATGTTGTAAAATTATTATCGTAACTTAGCACAAACTAAAACCAAAAACAACCTATGGGATTACTCCTTTTTTACGCGTTTGTATCGATTTTCTTTTCGTTTTTATGCTCTATTTTAGAAGCTGTTTTACTTAGTATCACACCAACATTTATTAATGTTAAAAAACAAGAAGGTAAGCTTTATGCAGAAGATTTAGAGGCTTTAAAAAAAGATGTAGATCGTCCATTAATAGCTATTTTAACTTTAAATACTATTGCTCACACAGTTGGTGCCATATTGGTTGGTGTACAAGCAAAAGCTGCATATGCAGAACTTTTTGGTTCTGAAATAAAATCGTTTTTAGGCATTAAATTTACAGAAGATGTTATGGTTGGTGTAGTATCATCAATTATGACGGTTTTAATATTAGTAGCTTCAGAGATTATTCCAAAAACCATAGGCGCAACGTATTGGAAAAAGCTAGCTAACTTTACTACAAAAGCACTTCATATATTAATATTTCCGCTTAAATGGACAGGAATATTATGGATCTTACAACTTACCACAAAGTTAATTGGCGGTAAAGGTCATCATGGAAGCGTACTAAGTCGTGAAGATTTTCATGCAATGACAGATATGGCTCACGAAGAAGGTGTATTTCAAGAAAACGAAAGTAAAATCATAAAAAATCTTTTAACCTTTAAAGATGTAATGGCTAAAGATGTCATGACGCCAAGAACCGTTATGAAAACCGAAAGCGATGCCACATCTGTAGAAGACTTTTTTAATAAAAACCTAAACCTTCGTTTTTCAAGAATTCCTATTTATACCGATGCAGAAGACAACATTAAAGGATTAGTTTTAAAAGACGAAATCTTCAAGGAAATGGCTTTAGGTAATGGTACAAAAAAGCTAGCAGATTTAAGAAGAGATATTATTATTGTAGAAAGAAATTTACCAATACCAACACTTTTTGAAAAATTAGTAGAAACCAGAAACCACATGGCTTTAGTTGTTGACGAATACGGAAGTGTTAGTGGTTTGGTAACTATGGAAGACGTTATAGAAACGCTTTTAGGACTTGAAATTATGGACGAAAGTGATAACGTTTCTGATCTTCAACATTTAGCAAGAAAAAGTTGGGAAGCACGTGCTAAAAAACTAGGAATTATAGAAAACGAAAATTAATGGAAACCTGCTACATCAATTCGCCTTTAGGAGTCACTAAAATCGAAGGTGATGTAGATGGTATAATGTCTATTTCGGTATTAAATAATAATGAACTCGCCGAAACTAATGAAGGCGAAACCGATAGTTTGTCATTCCCACGAAAGTGGGAATCTCAAGAAAAACTAACCGATATCATTCCAGAAGTCTTACAAGACTGTGTTTATCAACTTAACGAGTATTTTGAGGGTAAACGACAAACCTTCAGTTTAAAATTAAATCCGCAAGGCACAGATTTTCAACAAAAAGTTTGGGACGCTTTGCAAACTATACCTTTCGGTACAACAACAACTTACCTTAAATTATCACAACAATTAGGCGATGTAAAAGCTATTAGAGCTGTTGCAAACGCCAATGGTAAAAATCCGCTATGGATTGTTATTCCGTGTCATCGCGTTATTGGCAGTGATGGAAGTTTAACAGGTTATGCTGGCGGATTGCACCGCAAACAATGGTTGTTAGAGCATGAAAGTCCATACAAACAACAAACTTTATTTTAATGTATAAAACAGCGACACAGATTTTAACCCGTTTTTTAAAACCTTCAACCATTTACAAATATGGTTTTAATTGGTCGCCAATGTATAGACGTACTACAGCAAAAATAATTTCTGTAAGTGATAATTTACATTACGTAAAAATCAAAATGTCTTTAAATTGGAAAAACCGAAATTATGCTGGTTCTATATTTGGAGGAAGCATGCTTGCAGCAACAGATCCAATTTATATGATTCAACTAATTCAAATACTTGGTAACGATTACGTTGTTTGGGATAAGGCTGTTACTGCACGATATAAACGACCAGGAAAAGGGACCATTTATGGCGAATTTATTTTTGATAAAAATGAAATCCTTGATTTAAAATCTCAACTAGAACAAACGCCTCAAGTAGATATTATAAAGACCATGCAATTAGTGAACGATAAAGGAGAAACAATTGCCGAATTTGATAAAACACTTTACATAGCTACAAAGACGTTTTATAAAGAAAAAATAGCGTCAAGAAACGCAAAAAAAGAAAACTAGCCATAATTTCATTATATTTAATTACCATAAACTAACTTAAAAATGAGATTGATTAAAAAAACTTTTAAAGTACTAATCATACTTTTTGCCCTAATAATCGCAACCCTTTACATAACAGATACAGACTATTTAATAAAAGCGGTAAGAACAATTTACCTTAGAGGTTATACTACAGCATTTTTGGACGATTATAAAAAATTTGATAATGCAACAATAGATATTAGCCAACCTCAACCATGGAAAAATCATAAAAATTACAATAGGGTAAAGCCAACAAATAAGTTAGAAACCACCAATAAAGATCTTGGTACAGTTGCTTATGTAATTATTAAAAATGATAGTATTTGGTTTGAAAAATATTATGATGGTTATAATGAAAACTCAAAATCA from Mesoflavibacter profundi includes:
- a CDS encoding DUF4442 domain-containing protein, giving the protein MYKTATQILTRFLKPSTIYKYGFNWSPMYRRTTAKIISVSDNLHYVKIKMSLNWKNRNYAGSIFGGSMLAATDPIYMIQLIQILGNDYVVWDKAVTARYKRPGKGTIYGEFIFDKNEILDLKSQLEQTPQVDIIKTMQLVNDKGETIAEFDKTLYIATKTFYKEKIASRNAKKEN